The Achromobacter pestifer genome includes a region encoding these proteins:
- a CDS encoding ABC transporter substrate-binding protein, giving the protein MSTSFPYRPAALRHLFAAAGASLLVHGAAMAAEPVKIGYLIPLSGSATASIGKDMSRATHLAVKHINDAGGIKALGGAQLQLIEVDTRGDAKVAMTEVERLITREKTPVLLGAFQSGVTFPATAVAEKNRVPWVVDLAAKADITERGFKYVFRPTQIPASGNAESMAEFIQYAGKTTGKPAKTVAMVYENTDWGQDMANTLRAKFKAAGIDLVLDEGYPPNSPDLRPLVLKIKGKKPDVVTVTSYGADAVQLHKLLAQMRVGSTYVGSAAGQIDSTFIPLVGKDIAGNVYTTNGWAGYESSITTPFAKKFWDDFVAAYKVDPNELSVSAYAAVWVIKDALERAGKADPEAIRDALAQTKLQGTDLNKLVGYDIVIDAKGQNPEKRYVMQQITPDGQYRTVWPENLASKSYKMVWPAAQP; this is encoded by the coding sequence ATGAGCACGAGCTTTCCCTATCGCCCTGCCGCCCTGCGGCACCTCTTCGCCGCCGCCGGCGCCAGCCTGCTGGTCCACGGCGCTGCCATGGCCGCCGAACCGGTCAAGATCGGCTATCTGATCCCGCTATCGGGCAGCGCCACCGCCTCCATCGGCAAGGACATGTCGCGCGCCACGCACCTGGCCGTCAAGCACATCAACGACGCGGGCGGCATTAAGGCGCTGGGCGGCGCGCAATTGCAGCTGATCGAAGTGGACACCCGCGGCGACGCCAAGGTCGCCATGACCGAGGTCGAACGCCTGATCACCCGCGAGAAGACGCCGGTGCTGCTGGGCGCGTTCCAGAGCGGCGTAACCTTCCCCGCCACCGCCGTCGCGGAAAAGAACCGCGTGCCATGGGTGGTGGACCTGGCCGCCAAGGCCGACATCACCGAGCGCGGCTTCAAGTACGTGTTTCGTCCCACGCAGATCCCGGCTTCGGGCAATGCCGAGAGCATGGCCGAATTCATTCAATACGCGGGCAAGACCACCGGCAAACCTGCCAAGACCGTCGCCATGGTCTACGAAAACACCGATTGGGGCCAGGATATGGCCAACACGCTGCGCGCCAAGTTCAAGGCAGCGGGCATAGACCTGGTGCTGGACGAAGGCTACCCGCCCAATTCGCCGGACCTGCGCCCGCTGGTGCTCAAGATCAAGGGCAAGAAGCCCGACGTCGTCACCGTGACCTCCTACGGCGCCGACGCGGTGCAGCTGCATAAGCTGCTGGCGCAGATGCGGGTCGGCTCGACCTATGTCGGCAGCGCGGCCGGCCAGATCGACAGCACCTTCATACCGCTGGTCGGCAAGGACATCGCCGGCAATGTCTACACCACCAATGGCTGGGCCGGCTATGAGTCGTCCATCACCACGCCGTTCGCCAAGAAGTTCTGGGACGATTTCGTCGCAGCCTACAAGGTCGATCCCAACGAACTGTCGGTCAGCGCCTACGCCGCGGTCTGGGTCATCAAGGACGCGTTGGAGCGCGCTGGAAAAGCCGATCCCGAAGCCATCCGCGACGCCCTGGCCCAGACCAAGCTGCAAGGCACCGACCTGAACAAGCTGGTGGGCTATGACATCGTGATCGACGCCAAGGGCCAGAACCCCGAGAAGCGCTACGTCATGCAGCAGATCACGCCCGACGGCCAGTACCGCACCGTGTGGCCGGAGAACCTGGCTTCCAAGTCCTACAAGATGGTCTGGCCCGCCGCCCAGCCCTGA
- a CDS encoding branched-chain amino acid ABC transporter permease → MTTTLLQALLGGIASGAVYGLIALGLSLQFGVMKIINFAHGAFLMMSMYVCFALTSHFGLHPLAAMPLTAAALFVVGYACQRWLIDGIYRKETSREPIGVLIFTTGLWIFLDNAFLALAGPDSRTIDAPWANEVWMPGDLIFTYPQIAGLFFACLITAALVLFLRHTRIGRAIRATGQDREAASVLGIDSTRVYRLSFAIGLLVLGAAGALLLPLYPVNPFVGDIFGLRAFVIVVLGGIGSVAGAFWGGILVGVLESVGSQLIPITYAEALIFLLFLATMYFRPSGLFGVENE, encoded by the coding sequence TTGACCACTACCCTACTCCAGGCGTTGCTGGGCGGTATCGCCAGCGGCGCCGTCTACGGCCTGATCGCGCTCGGCCTGAGCCTGCAGTTCGGCGTCATGAAGATCATCAATTTCGCCCACGGCGCCTTCCTGATGATGTCCATGTACGTCTGCTTTGCGCTCACCAGCCACTTCGGCCTGCACCCGCTGGCCGCCATGCCGCTGACGGCGGCGGCGCTGTTCGTGGTCGGCTACGCCTGCCAACGCTGGCTGATCGATGGCATCTACCGCAAGGAAACCTCGCGCGAGCCTATCGGTGTGCTGATCTTCACCACCGGCCTGTGGATCTTCCTTGACAATGCCTTCCTGGCGCTGGCCGGCCCCGACAGCCGCACCATCGATGCGCCCTGGGCCAACGAGGTCTGGATGCCGGGCGACCTAATCTTCACCTATCCGCAGATCGCCGGCCTGTTCTTCGCCTGCCTGATCACGGCGGCTCTGGTGCTGTTCCTGCGCCACACGCGCATCGGCCGCGCCATCCGCGCCACCGGCCAGGACCGCGAAGCCGCCAGCGTGCTGGGCATCGACAGCACCCGCGTCTATCGGCTGTCGTTCGCCATCGGTCTCCTGGTGCTGGGCGCGGCCGGCGCGCTGCTATTGCCGCTCTATCCGGTCAACCCCTTTGTCGGCGACATCTTCGGCCTGCGCGCCTTCGTCATCGTCGTGCTGGGCGGCATAGGCTCGGTGGCGGGCGCATTCTGGGGCGGCATCCTGGTCGGCGTGCTCGAATCGGTCGGCAGCCAGCTGATTCCCATCACCTATGCCGAGGCGCTCATCTTCCTGCTGTTTCTCGCCACCATGTATTTCCGGCCCAGCGGGCTGTTCGGCGTGGAGAACGAATAA
- a CDS encoding branched-chain amino acid ABC transporter permease, translating into MAKKKMTAAAGIAALGVLALLPLASGNQYLLSVGAMTLLYAYLALSWNILGGIAGQLSLGHAAYFGLGAYTSTWLFVNLGLSPWLGMWAGAVVAMGAALIVGLSCLQLRGAYFALATIASCMVLKTLVENADTLLGGPRGMEVTLLRDAPLYFQHTGKAFYYLVALAFTIAALLVNRHVLRSRFGYCLTAVRNDQDAAMALGVPVRRYKLTAAMLSAAMTALGGTFYAQFVLYISPDKVFGANLSVIIAVVCIIGGRGTLWGPVLGALLLLPGEELARSLTGGMVGADMMLYGLLLMIIIRWEPRGLMAIVARRANASARAAGAPAKSAGPALGGTR; encoded by the coding sequence ATGGCCAAGAAAAAAATGACTGCGGCCGCCGGCATCGCCGCGCTGGGCGTGCTGGCGCTGCTACCGCTGGCCAGCGGCAACCAGTACCTGCTGTCCGTTGGCGCCATGACGCTGCTGTACGCCTATCTGGCGCTGTCATGGAACATCCTGGGCGGCATCGCCGGCCAGCTCTCGCTGGGCCATGCCGCCTACTTCGGGCTGGGCGCCTATACCTCCACCTGGCTGTTCGTGAACCTGGGCCTCAGCCCCTGGCTGGGCATGTGGGCCGGCGCCGTCGTGGCGATGGGCGCCGCCCTGATCGTGGGCCTGTCCTGCCTGCAACTGCGCGGGGCTTACTTCGCGCTGGCCACGATCGCCTCATGCATGGTGCTCAAGACCCTGGTGGAAAACGCCGACACCCTGCTGGGCGGGCCGCGCGGCATGGAGGTCACGCTGCTGCGCGACGCGCCGTTGTACTTCCAGCACACCGGCAAGGCCTTCTATTATCTCGTTGCGCTGGCGTTCACCATCGCCGCGCTGCTGGTCAACCGCCACGTGCTGCGCAGCCGCTTCGGCTACTGCCTGACAGCCGTGCGCAACGACCAGGACGCGGCGATGGCGCTGGGCGTGCCGGTACGGCGCTACAAGCTGACGGCCGCCATGCTGAGCGCGGCCATGACCGCGCTGGGCGGCACCTTCTATGCCCAGTTCGTGCTCTACATCAGCCCGGACAAGGTTTTCGGCGCCAACCTCAGCGTCATCATCGCCGTGGTCTGCATCATCGGCGGACGCGGCACGCTGTGGGGTCCGGTGCTGGGCGCGTTGCTGCTGCTGCCGGGCGAGGAGCTGGCGCGCTCCCTGACGGGCGGCATGGTGGGCGCCGACATGATGTTGTATGGACTCTTGCTGATGATCATCATCCGCTGGGAGCCGCGCGGATTGATGGCGATCGTGGCGCGCCGCGCGAACGCGTCTGCGCGCGCAGCCGGTGCGCCAGCCAAGAGCGCCGGCCCCGCCCTGGGAGGCACGCGATGA
- a CDS encoding ABC transporter ATP-binding protein, with product MNLLEFHSVSRNFGGVRASDEVSFAVGADEIVGLIGPNGAGKTTLFAIASGFVPPSSGEIRFNGARINGQDPARICAAGLARTFQIVKPFGDMTVLENAMIGAFLRHRSPAQAEEIAQGVLARVGLAGREHQVARTLTLSGRKRLEVAKALATQPRLLLLDEVMAGLTPVETEEMVALILSLRGDGISVLVIEHNMKAIMQLSDRIVVIQQGRKIADGLPQQVARDPLVVRAYLGEAA from the coding sequence ATGAACCTGCTTGAATTCCACAGCGTCAGCCGCAACTTCGGCGGCGTGCGCGCCTCGGACGAGGTCAGCTTCGCCGTCGGCGCCGACGAAATCGTCGGCCTGATCGGTCCCAACGGCGCCGGCAAGACCACGCTGTTCGCCATAGCCTCCGGCTTTGTGCCGCCCAGCAGCGGCGAAATCCGCTTCAACGGCGCCCGCATCAACGGCCAGGATCCGGCGCGCATCTGCGCCGCAGGCCTCGCGCGTACCTTCCAGATCGTCAAGCCCTTCGGCGACATGACCGTGTTGGAGAACGCCATGATCGGCGCCTTCCTGCGCCATCGGTCCCCAGCCCAGGCCGAGGAAATCGCGCAGGGCGTGCTGGCCCGCGTCGGCCTGGCCGGGCGCGAGCATCAGGTCGCGCGCACCCTCACCCTGTCGGGCCGCAAGCGGCTCGAAGTCGCCAAAGCCCTGGCCACTCAACCCCGGCTGCTGCTGCTGGACGAGGTGATGGCGGGCCTGACGCCGGTGGAGACCGAGGAAATGGTGGCGCTGATCCTGTCGCTGCGCGGCGACGGCATCAGCGTCCTGGTGATCGAACACAATATGAAGGCCATCATGCAGCTCTCCGACCGCATCGTCGTCATCCAGCAGGGGCGCAAGATCGCCGACGGCCTGCCGCAGCAGGTCGCGCGCGACCCGCTGGTGGTGCGCGCCTATCTTGGGGAGGCCGCCTGA
- a CDS encoding ABC transporter ATP-binding protein, with translation MLEIRQLDAGYGDVQVLRGVDMHVGEGEIVSLVGANGAGKSTLIRTVMGSLPALAGEVRFLGERISGLPAHLVARLGMAQVMEGRRLFGHMDVEDNLLVGADVLRDKRRSRDNLDWVYQLFPRLRERRRQLARSFSGGEQQMLAIGRALMTSPKLLLLDEPSIGLAPIMVKDIFDKLPLINARGITILLVEQDVHRSLSMAARGYVLEHGEIVMSGPGAELLADEGLRRAYLGV, from the coding sequence ATGCTGGAAATCCGTCAACTGGACGCCGGCTACGGCGATGTGCAGGTGCTGCGCGGCGTGGACATGCATGTGGGCGAAGGCGAGATCGTCAGCCTGGTCGGCGCCAACGGCGCGGGCAAGAGCACGCTGATCCGCACCGTCATGGGTTCCCTGCCCGCGCTGGCAGGCGAAGTCCGCTTCCTGGGCGAGCGCATCAGCGGCCTGCCCGCGCACTTGGTGGCGCGCCTGGGCATGGCCCAGGTCATGGAAGGCCGCCGCCTGTTCGGCCACATGGACGTCGAGGACAACCTGCTGGTCGGCGCCGACGTGCTGCGCGACAAGCGCCGCAGCCGCGACAACCTGGACTGGGTCTACCAGCTGTTCCCGCGCCTGCGGGAACGGCGCCGTCAGCTGGCGCGCTCCTTCAGCGGCGGCGAGCAGCAGATGCTGGCCATCGGTCGCGCGCTGATGACCTCGCCCAAGCTCCTGCTGCTGGACGAGCCGTCCATCGGACTGGCGCCCATCATGGTCAAGGACATCTTCGACAAGCTGCCGCTCATCAACGCGCGCGGCATCACCATCCTGCTGGTGGAGCAGGACGTGCACCGTTCACTCAGCATGGCCGCGCGCGGATATGTGCTGGAGCACGGCGAGATCGTCATGTCCGGGCCGGGCGCCGAACTCCTGGCCGATGAAGGGCTGCGCCGGGCCTATCTGGGGGTTTGA
- a CDS encoding biliverdin-producing heme oxygenase codes for MTQASHTLADRAKRLKTLTTSTHDTLDRRIMDAGIFDSRERYAGFLRVQYRFMRDVDALYARVDLAALLPDLSERRRLDLVAQDLADLGDALPSAASAIDAETSLPHALGWLYVSEGSTLGAAVLYKLAGSRLGLDRDFGARHLNGHAEGVARHWRGFAAALDAVPLTAEEEQLVVTGAQAAFGTVRGYVEQELA; via the coding sequence ATGACCCAAGCATCCCACACTCTCGCCGACCGGGCCAAGCGCCTGAAGACGCTCACCACGTCCACGCACGATACGCTGGACCGCCGCATCATGGACGCCGGCATATTCGACAGCCGCGAGCGGTATGCAGGCTTTCTGCGCGTGCAGTACCGGTTCATGCGCGATGTCGACGCGCTTTATGCGCGGGTCGACCTTGCGGCGCTGTTGCCGGACCTGAGCGAGCGGCGCCGCCTGGATCTGGTCGCGCAGGATCTGGCGGACCTCGGTGACGCCCTGCCGAGCGCAGCATCGGCCATTGATGCCGAAACCTCTCTGCCGCATGCGCTTGGATGGCTGTACGTGTCCGAAGGCTCGACGTTGGGCGCGGCCGTTCTCTACAAACTGGCCGGCAGCCGGCTAGGCCTGGACCGGGATTTCGGCGCGCGGCATCTGAACGGACATGCGGAGGGTGTGGCGCGGCATTGGCGCGGGTTCGCGGCGGCGCTGGACGCGGTACCGCTGACAGCCGAAGAGGAACAGCTCGTTGTGACAGGCGCCCAGGCCGCATTCGGGACGGTGCGCGGCTACGTCGAGCAGGAGCTTGCTTGA
- a CDS encoding TonB-dependent receptor gives MLRVRRLSLGPQSSWRLRPVAFALRCALIGLPASTVAASALPAPAAVPAAPAAASRTLDDPAPRNYDIAAGPLGAALGSFASQSGLLLSFDPALTRGLAAPALVGRYTVRGALQLLLADTQLQLVPRQDGSFALAPAQGAAGAFALPSVLVTAETPPEKEVYVAPRSSVYLSSEDIDRFGRVSAGDLLRGVPGVQVGDSRNGGGLDVNIRGIQGQSRVSVRVDGSEQALDVYRGYAGTQQRSYIDADLISSVTIHKGPSVKSGAIGGSVEMQTIGIQDILVDGNAFGVRLTGDVWNNGVAPADRDPNDRKGSLASLPHDSRGSLFGSQAQSGSIALGYTNEKLDLVAAYARRTQGNYFSGKKGQDRYRIYNKYGKEQGSVATVYNAGEEVLNSSANTESILLKATIRPADGHTLDLGYRSFDGRMGEIMPSDIFRMGTAGIYQYPLSETKIDTYTARYNYQPAGNPLVDLTANLWLTDAKTSLLTSVLAPASQAYRSDRNWTRQADRRIGGDLSNTSWFQTGAGAFKLDLGGSFQIEDIRPRKGVVTTQHDINANRMLRDASRQEFSFSGQLDYKPTDKLTLWGGGRYSHYTNKDNGIYATARREERELRYVTASKPGGWGNMMWFPDQNGQYTDATDPRLNNGIVFDNTNNPYEGVPFNDFGATSTRVYPARTLRVVTGYDYSGKQRSSGGGFAPSAGLNFELVPDTFVYASYTQGLRLPSLFETSRGVLQTDPGKGLKPERSNSWEIGASTLRGNVLKDGDSAAVKVAYFNNNIKNYITRYYDPTPGMNGLMRFSNADSYKTSGLELQSHYDAGRVFADLSATYYLKTETCDAAFAARLRAGADEYQETGNTPNCTPGSFMGSYTNTQNPPRLAVNLTTGLRFFNDTLTVGGRMTYTSGPTAKADQPWQTGATTPQLVYHQVTLFDLFLNYKLREHTVVNVSLQNLTDRYYLDPLAQSFMPAPGRTLRVGLQTRF, from the coding sequence ATGCTCCGAGTCCGCCGTCTTTCCCTTGGCCCGCAATCCTCATGGCGCTTGCGCCCGGTTGCGTTCGCGCTGCGTTGCGCCTTGATCGGCCTGCCTGCATCCACCGTGGCGGCCTCCGCGCTGCCGGCGCCGGCAGCCGTCCCCGCAGCGCCGGCAGCGGCTTCCAGAACGCTGGACGATCCCGCACCGCGCAATTACGACATTGCCGCCGGGCCATTGGGCGCGGCGCTGGGCAGTTTCGCCAGCCAGTCGGGGCTGCTGCTGTCGTTCGATCCGGCCTTGACCCGCGGATTGGCGGCTCCGGCGCTGGTGGGACGCTACACCGTGCGAGGCGCCTTGCAATTGTTGCTGGCGGATACGCAGCTGCAGCTGGTGCCGCGTCAGGACGGCAGCTTTGCGCTGGCGCCGGCGCAGGGGGCTGCTGGGGCGTTCGCTTTGCCGTCGGTGCTGGTCACGGCCGAAACGCCGCCGGAAAAAGAGGTCTACGTCGCACCCCGCTCGTCCGTGTACTTGTCGAGCGAGGACATCGACCGCTTTGGCCGTGTTTCGGCGGGCGACCTGTTGAGGGGAGTGCCCGGCGTGCAGGTGGGCGATAGCCGCAACGGCGGCGGGCTGGACGTGAACATCCGGGGCATCCAGGGGCAAAGCCGGGTGTCGGTGAGGGTGGACGGCTCGGAACAGGCATTGGACGTGTACCGGGGCTATGCGGGCACGCAGCAACGCAGCTACATCGACGCCGACCTGATCAGCAGCGTGACGATCCACAAGGGGCCGTCGGTCAAGTCGGGCGCCATTGGCGGTTCGGTGGAGATGCAGACCATCGGGATCCAGGACATCCTGGTGGACGGCAACGCCTTCGGCGTGCGCTTGACGGGTGACGTGTGGAACAACGGCGTGGCGCCCGCCGATCGCGATCCCAATGACCGCAAGGGCAGTCTGGCATCCTTGCCGCACGATAGCCGCGGCAGCCTGTTCGGTTCCCAAGCGCAGTCCGGCAGCATTGCGCTGGGATACACGAATGAAAAATTGGACCTTGTTGCCGCCTATGCGCGCCGCACTCAGGGCAATTACTTCAGCGGCAAGAAGGGGCAGGATCGCTATCGCATCTACAACAAGTACGGCAAGGAGCAGGGAAGCGTCGCCACCGTGTACAACGCGGGAGAGGAGGTGTTGAATTCCTCCGCCAACACCGAGTCGATCCTGCTGAAGGCGACGATACGCCCGGCGGACGGCCATACGCTTGACTTGGGCTACCGCAGCTTCGACGGGCGCATGGGCGAGATCATGCCGTCGGACATTTTTCGCATGGGGACCGCTGGCATCTACCAGTACCCCTTGAGCGAGACCAAGATCGACACCTACACGGCGCGCTACAACTACCAGCCTGCGGGCAATCCGCTGGTGGATCTGACGGCGAATCTGTGGTTGACGGATGCCAAGACCAGCCTGCTGACTTCGGTGCTTGCGCCTGCTTCGCAGGCGTACCGATCAGACCGCAACTGGACCCGGCAGGCCGACCGCCGCATAGGCGGAGACCTGAGCAACACCTCGTGGTTTCAGACCGGCGCTGGCGCTTTCAAGCTGGATCTGGGCGGATCGTTCCAGATCGAGGACATCCGTCCGCGGAAGGGCGTGGTCACCACGCAGCACGACATCAACGCCAACCGCATGCTGCGCGATGCTTCCAGGCAAGAGTTCAGCTTCAGCGGGCAGCTGGACTACAAGCCGACCGACAAGCTGACCCTGTGGGGCGGCGGCCGCTACAGCCACTACACCAACAAGGACAACGGCATCTACGCCACCGCGCGGCGCGAGGAACGCGAGCTGCGCTACGTGACGGCGTCCAAGCCGGGAGGCTGGGGCAACATGATGTGGTTCCCGGACCAGAACGGGCAGTACACCGACGCCACGGATCCACGGCTGAACAACGGCATCGTGTTTGACAACACCAACAATCCCTATGAGGGGGTGCCATTCAACGATTTCGGCGCGACCAGTACCCGGGTCTACCCTGCGCGGACATTGAGGGTGGTCACCGGCTACGACTACTCCGGAAAACAGCGTAGCAGCGGCGGCGGTTTTGCGCCGTCGGCGGGCTTGAACTTCGAACTCGTGCCCGATACTTTCGTCTATGCCTCCTACACGCAAGGCCTGCGCTTGCCGTCGTTGTTCGAGACGAGCCGTGGCGTCCTGCAGACCGATCCCGGCAAGGGCCTGAAGCCCGAACGTTCGAACAGCTGGGAGATCGGCGCCAGCACGTTGCGTGGCAATGTGCTGAAGGATGGCGATTCGGCAGCCGTCAAAGTGGCGTACTTCAACAACAACATCAAGAACTACATCACCCGTTATTACGACCCCACACCGGGCATGAACGGCCTGATGCGGTTCAGCAATGCCGACAGCTACAAGACCAGCGGCCTGGAGCTGCAATCCCACTACGACGCGGGGCGTGTGTTCGCGGATCTGTCGGCGACCTACTACCTGAAGACCGAGACCTGCGATGCGGCGTTCGCGGCGCGCTTGCGGGCCGGCGCGGATGAATACCAGGAAACCGGAAACACGCCGAATTGCACGCCTGGCAGCTTCATGGGGTCGTACACGAACACGCAGAATCCGCCGAGGCTGGCGGTGAACCTGACGACAGGCCTGCGTTTCTTCAACGACACGCTGACCGTGGGCGGCCGCATGACCTACACGTCAGGTCCCACGGCCAAGGCCGACCAGCCGTGGCAGACCGGCGCGACCACGCCGCAGCTGGTCTATCACCAGGTCACGCTGTTCGACCTGTTCCTGAACTACAAGCTGCGCGAGCACACCGTCGTGAATGTCTCGCTGCAGAACTTGACCGACCGCTACTACCTGGACCCCCTGGCCCAGAGCTTCATGCCCGCGCCCGGCCGCACGCTGCGGGTGGGGCTGCAGACCAGGTTCTAA
- a CDS encoding sigma-70 family RNA polymerase sigma factor: protein MTAPSPTFPTAERDSIAALYIENHAWLRNWLAYRLHSWGASMADDLAHDTFVRILAGRSDTRRAAIQQPRAYLTTVAKGVLFSWMRRQTLERAWLDALAALPEPRHPSPEQQTIILETLHEIDAMLDTLKPRIKQAFLMATLDGMKQQEIAQVLKVAVPTVKSYIHKAYLACLSLMPDE from the coding sequence ATGACAGCCCCTAGTCCCACGTTTCCCACCGCAGAGCGCGACAGCATCGCGGCCCTATACATCGAAAACCACGCCTGGCTGCGCAACTGGCTGGCCTACCGGCTGCATTCATGGGGCGCGAGCATGGCGGACGATCTTGCTCACGACACCTTTGTGCGCATCCTGGCCGGCCGCAGCGACACGCGGCGCGCGGCTATCCAGCAGCCGCGCGCCTACCTCACCACCGTGGCGAAGGGCGTGCTGTTCAGCTGGATGCGCCGTCAGACGCTGGAACGCGCCTGGCTGGACGCGCTGGCCGCCCTGCCCGAGCCGCGGCACCCCTCGCCCGAACAGCAGACCATCATCCTGGAGACCCTGCACGAGATCGACGCCATGCTCGACACGCTGAAGCCGCGCATCAAACAAGCGTTCCTGATGGCGACGCTGGACGGCATGAAGCAACAGGAGATCGCGCAAGTCCTGAAGGTGGCCGTGCCCACCGTCAAGAGCTACATCCACAAAGCCTATCTGGCGTGCCTGAGCCTGATGCCCGATGAGTGA
- a CDS encoding FecR domain-containing protein, with amino-acid sequence MSDAALAPHILEEAASWLLLMQDAPLAPEQQAEFARWRARSNDHQRAWKRAERLLARMGALPPALAKPTLQRPAHAGRRAMLRSLAVLLAAAPLGWLAWRHQAWRSWLAADYVTAVGERLDIKLEDGAQVALNTDTALDVRYDERQRLLRLRHGEIHIATATDVQRPPRPFLVQSDHGLMLALGTRFTVRQLANYTLLAVYEGAVQIHPDGASVNPGSNIIEAGHQVRFDRDGLGPIDAADINALAWRKGLLVADDMPVLQWANELMRHGQDVIECEASLRPLRVSGAFPLDDLPLAVGMLAQTYGLRMRRDGSRIRIGRQGR; translated from the coding sequence ATGAGTGACGCCGCCCTCGCCCCGCATATCCTGGAAGAGGCGGCCAGCTGGCTGTTGCTGATGCAGGACGCGCCGCTCGCGCCCGAGCAGCAAGCGGAGTTCGCACGCTGGCGCGCCCGCAGCAACGATCATCAACGCGCCTGGAAGCGCGCCGAACGGCTGCTCGCCCGCATGGGCGCCCTCCCCCCCGCCCTGGCCAAGCCCACGCTGCAACGCCCCGCGCACGCCGGCCGACGCGCCATGCTGCGCAGCCTGGCGGTCCTGCTGGCGGCGGCGCCCCTGGGCTGGCTGGCATGGCGGCATCAGGCCTGGCGCAGCTGGTTGGCGGCCGATTACGTCACCGCCGTGGGCGAACGCCTGGACATCAAGCTGGAGGACGGCGCGCAAGTCGCGCTGAACACCGACACGGCGCTGGATGTGCGCTACGACGAACGGCAGCGGCTGCTGCGCCTGCGTCATGGCGAAATCCATATCGCGACCGCAACGGACGTACAGCGTCCGCCGCGCCCTTTCCTGGTGCAGAGCGATCACGGCCTGATGCTGGCGCTGGGAACGCGCTTCACCGTGCGCCAACTAGCGAATTACACGCTATTGGCCGTATACGAAGGAGCCGTACAGATCCACCCGGACGGCGCCAGCGTCAACCCCGGCTCCAACATCATCGAAGCCGGCCATCAGGTCCGGTTCGACCGCGACGGCCTGGGTCCCATCGACGCCGCGGACATCAACGCACTGGCTTGGCGCAAGGGACTGCTGGTGGCGGACGACATGCCCGTGCTGCAATGGGCGAACGAACTGATGCGCCATGGCCAGGACGTCATTGAGTGCGAAGCGTCGCTGCGGCCGCTGCGGGTATCTGGCGCCTTCCCCCTCGACGACTTGCCGCTTGCCGTCGGCATGCTGGCCCAGACTTACGGCCTGCGCATGCGACGCGACGGATCACGCATACGCATCGGCCGCCAGGGGCGCTGA
- a CDS encoding type 1 fimbrial protein: protein MSKLHYRLSLFLLGVSSSILPAAHAADGTIYFQGAIVEAASCTPQIQSRKAVVRLECDAERARAAGKPADRYRLGASRVKVDVQPVSLKARQAGQKDAQGYIVTLAYL, encoded by the coding sequence ATGTCCAAGCTCCACTATCGCCTGTCCCTGTTTTTGCTGGGTGTCTCCAGCAGCATCCTTCCCGCAGCCCACGCCGCGGATGGAACCATCTACTTCCAGGGAGCCATCGTCGAGGCGGCGTCATGCACGCCGCAGATTCAATCCCGCAAAGCCGTCGTCCGCCTGGAATGCGATGCCGAACGCGCCCGCGCCGCCGGCAAGCCGGCGGACCGCTACCGTCTTGGCGCCAGCCGCGTGAAGGTCGACGTGCAACCGGTTTCCCTCAAGGCGCGGCAGGCTGGGCAGAAGGACGCCCAGGGCTACATCGTCACCCTCGCCTATCTGTAG
- a CDS encoding sigma-70 family RNA polymerase sigma factor codes for MEADNCDPRQRVGALYRDHHAWLQLWLRRRLGNIGDAADLAHDTFARILDARLPAVLHEPRAYLTTVARGILVNWYQRRALEQAYLEALAQLPEDQAPSPERQLIVLQTLHEIDAMLDALPAPVRRAFLLSQIEGLTYEAIACKIGVSLITVKRYMARAFRQCLACME; via the coding sequence ATGGAGGCTGACAACTGCGATCCGCGCCAGCGCGTCGGCGCGCTGTACCGCGACCACCACGCCTGGCTGCAGCTCTGGCTGCGCCGGCGGCTGGGCAATATAGGCGACGCCGCCGATCTGGCGCACGACACCTTTGCCCGCATCCTCGATGCGCGCCTGCCCGCCGTCCTGCATGAACCTCGCGCCTATCTGACCACGGTGGCGCGCGGCATCCTGGTCAACTGGTACCAGCGCCGCGCACTTGAGCAGGCCTATCTGGAAGCATTGGCTCAACTACCCGAAGATCAGGCGCCCTCGCCCGAGCGCCAATTGATCGTTCTGCAAACCCTGCACGAGATCGACGCCATGCTGGACGCCTTGCCGGCGCCCGTGCGGCGCGCATTCCTGCTGTCGCAGATCGAAGGCCTGACGTATGAAGCGATCGCCTGCAAGATCGGCGTGTCGCTCATCACGGTGAAGCGCTACATGGCACGCGCCTTCCGGCAATGCCTGGCCTGCATGGAGTGA